A window of Rhododendron vialii isolate Sample 1 chromosome 11a, ASM3025357v1 contains these coding sequences:
- the LOC131307553 gene encoding uncharacterized protein LOC131307553 isoform X4, whose translation MAQTALCKQEQQFEDEKPPPLNKKMKDFPPQSPTCLDLNPQSLKRARHSCKAESADPVQTPLENPPVKKEPTASPAPAPISPSTDPPKSRSLRLTAKKDVNPVCFSSVVKASVPYSCPQNVNKTKVPLVCTNSPIGPGQEPFKPSPPLEATVDTKQEDLDSFFLSLVKKSRLAPSEASGNATTPAIDPPPTTKEIELAKNTFRCLLRLSFRDILCKSETFAETINTLVRYQALGHDLYQALQLFKDAFPSLSQTYDSTRQRKFKVDNRLRQADIHTAKLNQGIVCYQKLKTDEEDAQAKKKAVKDQISMLQLRLSQLDDKLTDLSSEKEVLYQIMKDERIAYEKLEGELPSLYCTKSKLEAELADTEKVWVNFRSRFGSL comes from the exons A TGGCTCAAACAGCACTTTGCAAGCAGGAACAGCAGTTTGAGGATGAGAAGCCCCCTCCTTTGAACAAGAAGATGAAAGACTTTCCCCCCCAATCTCCTACCTGCTTG GACTTGAATCCTCAATCTCTGAAGCGTGCTCGGCATTCCTGTAAGGCAGAGTCAGCAGACCCTGTCCAAACTCCTCTCGAGAATCCACCAGTCAAG AAGGAACCCACGGCTAGCCCAGCTCCAGCTCCCATTAGCCCTTCTACAGACCCTCCAAAGTCCAGAAGCTTAAGATTGACGGCCAAAAAGGATGTCAACCCCGTCTGTTTCTCTTCTGTTGTAAAGGCCTCAGTTCCATATTCTTGCCCCCAAAATGTTAACAAG ACTAAAGTTCCACTGGTCTGTACAAACTCTCCCATTGGGCCCGGGCAAGAGCCTTTTAAGCCAAGCCCTCCTCTGGAAGCCACTGTAGACACCAAACAAGAAGATCTagactctttttttctctctcttgtaaaGAAGTCTCGCTTAGCTCCTTCTGAGGCCTCAGGCAATGCCACTACACCTGCCATCGACCCTCCACCTACAACTAAGGAGATTGAACTAGCGAAGAACACCTTCAGATGCCTCCTGCGTCTCTCATTCCGAGATATCCTTTGCAAGTCAGAGACCTTTGCTGAGACAATCAACACCCTTGTCAGGTACCAAGCCTTGGGCCATGATCTTTACCAAGCCTTGCAGCTGTTCAAGGACGCCTTCCCCAGTCTCAGCCAGACTTATGATTCGACTAGGCAAAGAAAGTTTAAGGTCGATAACCGACTGCGGCAAGCTGATATTCATACTGCCAAACTTAACCAAGGGATAGTATGCTACCAAAAACTGAAGACTGATGAAGAGGATGCTCAGGCAAAGAAGAAAGCTGTCAAGGATCAGATTTCTATGCTTCAACTTAGGCTTTCTCAACTTGATGACAAGCTGACTGATCTCTCCTCAGAAAAGGAAGTCCTCTACCAGATTATGAAAGACGAACGCATTGCATATGAGAAGCTGGAAGGAGAGCTGCCGTCGTTATATTGCACTAAGAGTAAGCTAGAGGCTGAGCTGGCTGACACCGAGAAGGTGTGGGTGAACTTTAGGTCTAGATTTGGCAGCCTGTAA
- the LOC131307552 gene encoding uncharacterized protein LOC131307552 produces the protein MTKPKKTCKELVEVHEARPIKLILPSQKMRMKQSPLKRTTQPSPKKAEQKKASSPPKKQTTLMKASTENVQSPRKRTRTDEEEEEHKDEQGPTKRITRSLTQEERRPQKTNKEFKGKGLSPVKSSKVQKKNKIHIQKKRKEEVKEEEEGEEEDKEGEHEEEDDYEEKDDDDDDEREEEEQLQKQTTKGAHPKSRSSQKTQTQNSRVKEVGQKMKLEMKKEKLVNKGKMKKKVKKGKVKKGKKTWKKEVKKEKVTVQYRSNMQSFAKLVKGIKFSNLQKEKISKTPFANLVFGVVDGELDEAYLRKTDLDALLLVQQYEGRGGRFNLGNKSVKITAEEFALVFGIQSGPNRIKPSTKPRMPNTEFASKVCHEGQRIMTTSSLRTYFQQKKE, from the exons atgacaaaaccaaaaaaaacatgtaaaGAATTGGTAGAAGTCCATGAAGCTCGGCCAATAAAACTTATTTTGCCTTCACAGAAGATGAGAATGAAGCAGTCACCACTAAAAAGGACAACGCAACCAAGTCCAAAAAAGGCAGAACAAAAGAAGGCTTCCTCTCCCCCTAAAAAACAGACAACTTTGATGAAAGCATCCACTGAAAATGTTCAGAGTCCaagaaagagaacaagaacagatgaggaagaggaagaacatAAAGATGAGCAGGGTCCGACAAAGAGAATAACAAGATCTCTTACACAAGAAGAGAGAAGGCCTCAGAAAACGAACAAGGAGTTTAAGGGAAAGGGACTTAGCCCTGTTAAAAGTTCAAAGGtgcagaagaaaaacaaaatacatattcagaagaaacgaaaagaagaagtgaaagaagaagaagagggagaagaggaggaTAAAGAGGGAGaacatgaagaagaagatgattatgaagaaaaagatgatgatgatgatgatgaaagagaagaagaagaacagcttcaaaaacaaacaacaaaggGTGCCCATCCTAAATCCAG GTCTAGTCAAAAGACTCAAACTCAGAATTCAAGGGTTAAGGAAGTTGGACAGAAAATGAAGTTGGAGATGAAGAAAGAGAAACTGGTGAACAaagggaaaatgaaaaaaaaggtcAAGAAAGGGAAAGtgaagaaagggaagaaaacatGGAAGAAAGAGGTCAAGAAAGAGAAAGTGACTGTTCAGTATAG ATCAAATATGCAAAGTTTTGCGAAACTTGTGAAAGGCATAAAGTTCTCAAATCTCCAAAAAGAGAAGATCAGTAAAACGCCGTTTGCTAATCTTGTGTTTGGAGTGGTTGACGGGGAGTTAGATGAGGCATACTTGAGGAAAACCGATCTGGACGCTCTTTTGCTAGTACAACAATATGAAGGACGTGGAGGGAGGTTCAATCTAGGAAATAAATCAGTGAAGATAACAGCGGAAGAGTTTGCCCTTGTATTTGGCATCCAGTCTGGGCCCAACAGAATTAAACCATCAACAAAACCAAGGATGCCAAATACAGAATTTGCTAGTAAAGTTTGTCACGAGGGACAGAGGATAATGACAACATCAAGTCTGAGGACATACTTccagcaaaaaaaagagtga
- the LOC131307553 gene encoding uncharacterized protein LOC131307553 isoform X2 — MAQTALCKQEQQFEDEKPPPLNKKMKDFPPQSPTCLDLNPQSLKRARHSCKAESADPVQTPLENPPVKKEPTASPAPAPISPSTDPPKSRSLRLTAKKDVNPVCFSSVVKASVPYSCPQNVNKSIQTKVPLVCTNSPIGPGQEPFKPSPPLEATVDTKQEDLDSFFLSLVKKSRLAPSEASGNATTPAIDPPPTTKEIELAKNTFRCLLRLSFRDILCKSETFAETINTLVRYQALGHDLYQALQLFKDAFPSLSQTYDSTRQRKFKVDNRLRQADIHTAKLNQGIVCYQKLKTDEEDAQAKKKAVKDQISMLQLRLSQLDDKLTDLSSEKEVLYQIMKDERIAYEKLEGELPSLYCTKSKLEAELADTEKVWVNFRSRFGSL, encoded by the exons A TGGCTCAAACAGCACTTTGCAAGCAGGAACAGCAGTTTGAGGATGAGAAGCCCCCTCCTTTGAACAAGAAGATGAAAGACTTTCCCCCCCAATCTCCTACCTGCTTG GACTTGAATCCTCAATCTCTGAAGCGTGCTCGGCATTCCTGTAAGGCAGAGTCAGCAGACCCTGTCCAAACTCCTCTCGAGAATCCACCAGTCAAG AAGGAACCCACGGCTAGCCCAGCTCCAGCTCCCATTAGCCCTTCTACAGACCCTCCAAAGTCCAGAAGCTTAAGATTGACGGCCAAAAAGGATGTCAACCCCGTCTGTTTCTCTTCTGTTGTAAAGGCCTCAGTTCCATATTCTTGCCCCCAAAATGTTAACAAG TCTATCCAGACTAAAGTTCCACTGGTCTGTACAAACTCTCCCATTGGGCCCGGGCAAGAGCCTTTTAAGCCAAGCCCTCCTCTGGAAGCCACTGTAGACACCAAACAAGAAGATCTagactctttttttctctctcttgtaaaGAAGTCTCGCTTAGCTCCTTCTGAGGCCTCAGGCAATGCCACTACACCTGCCATCGACCCTCCACCTACAACTAAGGAGATTGAACTAGCGAAGAACACCTTCAGATGCCTCCTGCGTCTCTCATTCCGAGATATCCTTTGCAAGTCAGAGACCTTTGCTGAGACAATCAACACCCTTGTCAGGTACCAAGCCTTGGGCCATGATCTTTACCAAGCCTTGCAGCTGTTCAAGGACGCCTTCCCCAGTCTCAGCCAGACTTATGATTCGACTAGGCAAAGAAAGTTTAAGGTCGATAACCGACTGCGGCAAGCTGATATTCATACTGCCAAACTTAACCAAGGGATAGTATGCTACCAAAAACTGAAGACTGATGAAGAGGATGCTCAGGCAAAGAAGAAAGCTGTCAAGGATCAGATTTCTATGCTTCAACTTAGGCTTTCTCAACTTGATGACAAGCTGACTGATCTCTCCTCAGAAAAGGAAGTCCTCTACCAGATTATGAAAGACGAACGCATTGCATATGAGAAGCTGGAAGGAGAGCTGCCGTCGTTATATTGCACTAAGAGTAAGCTAGAGGCTGAGCTGGCTGACACCGAGAAGGTGTGGGTGAACTTTAGGTCTAGATTTGGCAGCCTGTAA
- the LOC131307553 gene encoding uncharacterized protein LOC131307553 isoform X5, giving the protein MKDFPPQSPTCLDLNPQSLKRARHSCKAESADPVQTPLENPPVKVFMKEPTASPAPAPISPSTDPPKSRSLRLTAKKDVNPVCFSSVVKASVPYSCPQNVNKSIQTKVPLVCTNSPIGPGQEPFKPSPPLEATVDTKQEDLDSFFLSLVKKSRLAPSEASGNATTPAIDPPPTTKEIELAKNTFRCLLRLSFRDILCKSETFAETINTLVRYQALGHDLYQALQLFKDAFPSLSQTYDSTRQRKFKVDNRLRQADIHTAKLNQGIVCYQKLKTDEEDAQAKKKAVKDQISMLQLRLSQLDDKLTDLSSEKEVLYQIMKDERIAYEKLEGELPSLYCTKSKLEAELADTEKVWVNFRSRFGSL; this is encoded by the exons ATGAAAGACTTTCCCCCCCAATCTCCTACCTGCTTG GACTTGAATCCTCAATCTCTGAAGCGTGCTCGGCATTCCTGTAAGGCAGAGTCAGCAGACCCTGTCCAAACTCCTCTCGAGAATCCACCAGTCAAGGTTTTTATG AAGGAACCCACGGCTAGCCCAGCTCCAGCTCCCATTAGCCCTTCTACAGACCCTCCAAAGTCCAGAAGCTTAAGATTGACGGCCAAAAAGGATGTCAACCCCGTCTGTTTCTCTTCTGTTGTAAAGGCCTCAGTTCCATATTCTTGCCCCCAAAATGTTAACAAG TCTATCCAGACTAAAGTTCCACTGGTCTGTACAAACTCTCCCATTGGGCCCGGGCAAGAGCCTTTTAAGCCAAGCCCTCCTCTGGAAGCCACTGTAGACACCAAACAAGAAGATCTagactctttttttctctctcttgtaaaGAAGTCTCGCTTAGCTCCTTCTGAGGCCTCAGGCAATGCCACTACACCTGCCATCGACCCTCCACCTACAACTAAGGAGATTGAACTAGCGAAGAACACCTTCAGATGCCTCCTGCGTCTCTCATTCCGAGATATCCTTTGCAAGTCAGAGACCTTTGCTGAGACAATCAACACCCTTGTCAGGTACCAAGCCTTGGGCCATGATCTTTACCAAGCCTTGCAGCTGTTCAAGGACGCCTTCCCCAGTCTCAGCCAGACTTATGATTCGACTAGGCAAAGAAAGTTTAAGGTCGATAACCGACTGCGGCAAGCTGATATTCATACTGCCAAACTTAACCAAGGGATAGTATGCTACCAAAAACTGAAGACTGATGAAGAGGATGCTCAGGCAAAGAAGAAAGCTGTCAAGGATCAGATTTCTATGCTTCAACTTAGGCTTTCTCAACTTGATGACAAGCTGACTGATCTCTCCTCAGAAAAGGAAGTCCTCTACCAGATTATGAAAGACGAACGCATTGCATATGAGAAGCTGGAAGGAGAGCTGCCGTCGTTATATTGCACTAAGAGTAAGCTAGAGGCTGAGCTGGCTGACACCGAGAAGGTGTGGGTGAACTTTAGGTCTAGATTTGGCAGCCTGTAA
- the LOC131307553 gene encoding uncharacterized protein LOC131307553 isoform X1, producing the protein MAQTALCKQEQQFEDEKPPPLNKKMKDFPPQSPTCLDLNPQSLKRARHSCKAESADPVQTPLENPPVKVFMKEPTASPAPAPISPSTDPPKSRSLRLTAKKDVNPVCFSSVVKASVPYSCPQNVNKSIQTKVPLVCTNSPIGPGQEPFKPSPPLEATVDTKQEDLDSFFLSLVKKSRLAPSEASGNATTPAIDPPPTTKEIELAKNTFRCLLRLSFRDILCKSETFAETINTLVRYQALGHDLYQALQLFKDAFPSLSQTYDSTRQRKFKVDNRLRQADIHTAKLNQGIVCYQKLKTDEEDAQAKKKAVKDQISMLQLRLSQLDDKLTDLSSEKEVLYQIMKDERIAYEKLEGELPSLYCTKSKLEAELADTEKVWVNFRSRFGSL; encoded by the exons A TGGCTCAAACAGCACTTTGCAAGCAGGAACAGCAGTTTGAGGATGAGAAGCCCCCTCCTTTGAACAAGAAGATGAAAGACTTTCCCCCCCAATCTCCTACCTGCTTG GACTTGAATCCTCAATCTCTGAAGCGTGCTCGGCATTCCTGTAAGGCAGAGTCAGCAGACCCTGTCCAAACTCCTCTCGAGAATCCACCAGTCAAGGTTTTTATG AAGGAACCCACGGCTAGCCCAGCTCCAGCTCCCATTAGCCCTTCTACAGACCCTCCAAAGTCCAGAAGCTTAAGATTGACGGCCAAAAAGGATGTCAACCCCGTCTGTTTCTCTTCTGTTGTAAAGGCCTCAGTTCCATATTCTTGCCCCCAAAATGTTAACAAG TCTATCCAGACTAAAGTTCCACTGGTCTGTACAAACTCTCCCATTGGGCCCGGGCAAGAGCCTTTTAAGCCAAGCCCTCCTCTGGAAGCCACTGTAGACACCAAACAAGAAGATCTagactctttttttctctctcttgtaaaGAAGTCTCGCTTAGCTCCTTCTGAGGCCTCAGGCAATGCCACTACACCTGCCATCGACCCTCCACCTACAACTAAGGAGATTGAACTAGCGAAGAACACCTTCAGATGCCTCCTGCGTCTCTCATTCCGAGATATCCTTTGCAAGTCAGAGACCTTTGCTGAGACAATCAACACCCTTGTCAGGTACCAAGCCTTGGGCCATGATCTTTACCAAGCCTTGCAGCTGTTCAAGGACGCCTTCCCCAGTCTCAGCCAGACTTATGATTCGACTAGGCAAAGAAAGTTTAAGGTCGATAACCGACTGCGGCAAGCTGATATTCATACTGCCAAACTTAACCAAGGGATAGTATGCTACCAAAAACTGAAGACTGATGAAGAGGATGCTCAGGCAAAGAAGAAAGCTGTCAAGGATCAGATTTCTATGCTTCAACTTAGGCTTTCTCAACTTGATGACAAGCTGACTGATCTCTCCTCAGAAAAGGAAGTCCTCTACCAGATTATGAAAGACGAACGCATTGCATATGAGAAGCTGGAAGGAGAGCTGCCGTCGTTATATTGCACTAAGAGTAAGCTAGAGGCTGAGCTGGCTGACACCGAGAAGGTGTGGGTGAACTTTAGGTCTAGATTTGGCAGCCTGTAA
- the LOC131307553 gene encoding uncharacterized protein LOC131307553 isoform X3 translates to MAQTALCKQEQQFEDEKPPPLNKKMKDFPPQSPTCLDLNPQSLKRARHSCKAESADPVQTPLENPPVKVFMKEPTASPAPAPISPSTDPPKSRSLRLTAKKDVNPVCFSSVVKASVPYSCPQNVNKTKVPLVCTNSPIGPGQEPFKPSPPLEATVDTKQEDLDSFFLSLVKKSRLAPSEASGNATTPAIDPPPTTKEIELAKNTFRCLLRLSFRDILCKSETFAETINTLVRYQALGHDLYQALQLFKDAFPSLSQTYDSTRQRKFKVDNRLRQADIHTAKLNQGIVCYQKLKTDEEDAQAKKKAVKDQISMLQLRLSQLDDKLTDLSSEKEVLYQIMKDERIAYEKLEGELPSLYCTKSKLEAELADTEKVWVNFRSRFGSL, encoded by the exons A TGGCTCAAACAGCACTTTGCAAGCAGGAACAGCAGTTTGAGGATGAGAAGCCCCCTCCTTTGAACAAGAAGATGAAAGACTTTCCCCCCCAATCTCCTACCTGCTTG GACTTGAATCCTCAATCTCTGAAGCGTGCTCGGCATTCCTGTAAGGCAGAGTCAGCAGACCCTGTCCAAACTCCTCTCGAGAATCCACCAGTCAAGGTTTTTATG AAGGAACCCACGGCTAGCCCAGCTCCAGCTCCCATTAGCCCTTCTACAGACCCTCCAAAGTCCAGAAGCTTAAGATTGACGGCCAAAAAGGATGTCAACCCCGTCTGTTTCTCTTCTGTTGTAAAGGCCTCAGTTCCATATTCTTGCCCCCAAAATGTTAACAAG ACTAAAGTTCCACTGGTCTGTACAAACTCTCCCATTGGGCCCGGGCAAGAGCCTTTTAAGCCAAGCCCTCCTCTGGAAGCCACTGTAGACACCAAACAAGAAGATCTagactctttttttctctctcttgtaaaGAAGTCTCGCTTAGCTCCTTCTGAGGCCTCAGGCAATGCCACTACACCTGCCATCGACCCTCCACCTACAACTAAGGAGATTGAACTAGCGAAGAACACCTTCAGATGCCTCCTGCGTCTCTCATTCCGAGATATCCTTTGCAAGTCAGAGACCTTTGCTGAGACAATCAACACCCTTGTCAGGTACCAAGCCTTGGGCCATGATCTTTACCAAGCCTTGCAGCTGTTCAAGGACGCCTTCCCCAGTCTCAGCCAGACTTATGATTCGACTAGGCAAAGAAAGTTTAAGGTCGATAACCGACTGCGGCAAGCTGATATTCATACTGCCAAACTTAACCAAGGGATAGTATGCTACCAAAAACTGAAGACTGATGAAGAGGATGCTCAGGCAAAGAAGAAAGCTGTCAAGGATCAGATTTCTATGCTTCAACTTAGGCTTTCTCAACTTGATGACAAGCTGACTGATCTCTCCTCAGAAAAGGAAGTCCTCTACCAGATTATGAAAGACGAACGCATTGCATATGAGAAGCTGGAAGGAGAGCTGCCGTCGTTATATTGCACTAAGAGTAAGCTAGAGGCTGAGCTGGCTGACACCGAGAAGGTGTGGGTGAACTTTAGGTCTAGATTTGGCAGCCTGTAA
- the LOC131307551 gene encoding uncharacterized protein LOC131307551 — protein sequence MEYVEELEKSTSYAWSTFFMEELIKQLNTNFKSKTPQKTGGCITGLLYWLCEHVHLVNQGDPTNFPRFIKWRLGDLGEALVKNPLGVLDSSMVNDSELEATDLEKELLQFVEVPEDEDVKLEDQEDTDTDGDDANHNDANKELQKENEILRDEVKRLTEENQQKDATIAKLQQKNLQLEDETVPDLGFEVKVAHVERNFMVREVQNKEVENDFIAGKLEKTHESIHDLATYCITQQFEELNPQPLKRACSFHQADPVRILLETPPVEKEPAASPAPLLAYPSTDPPNTRCLKMMVTEGASSKMTSVQYPSPDKATIPQVMTISSTGLDRQLVQASQTPEATVKADGGEGLESFFGSLIMKTTTPAASGASGSATTLAIDPPPLTAEIETAKTTFRSLLHLSFPGILDSSESLDTFEKSLDTLVRSQALGRDLQPALLLFKIAFPSLSQTYTSTKQSKAEVNKQLQRADVLSAKFKEELECYRKLKIEEEDARAEKKAVKDQISMLQLRLSQLDDNLKDLSSQKEMLYQTMEVHHSTYEKMDIHLLSFTKSKLEAELADIEKAWVNLMSRFGSVQQNS from the exons ATGGAGTACGTTGAAGAATTGGAAAAGAGCACCTCCTATGCCTGGTCAACATTCTTTATGGAAGAGCTGATCAAGCAATTGAACACCAATTTTAAATCTAAAACACCACAAAAGACCGGAGGATGCATAACAGGACTCTTG TATTGGTTGTGTGAGCACGTACACTTGGTAAACCAAGGAGATCCAACAAACTTCCCAAGGTTCATCAAGTGGAGGCTTGGCGACCTCGGTGAGGCGTTGGTGAAAAACCCGTTGGGTGTTCTTGATTCATCGATGGTGAATGACTCCGAGTTGGAGGCAACTGATTTGGAGAAAGAGTTGCTCCAATTTGTTGAGGTGCCAGAAGATGAGGATGTGAAGTTGGAAGATCAGGAGGATACAGATACAGACGGTGATGATGCGAACCATAACGATGCAAATAAAGAGCTTCAAAAGGAAAACGAAATCCTCCGAGACGAAGTCAAGAGGTTGACAGAGGAGAATCAGCAAAAGGATGCTACAATTGCCAAGCTtcagcaaaaaaatttgcaGCTTGAAGACGAAACAGTTCCTGACCTTGGATTTGAAGTCAAGGTCGCACATGTTGAGAGGAATTTCATGGTGAGAGAGGTTCAAAATAAGGAAGTGGAGAACGACTTTATAGCTGGAAAACTAGAGAAAACACATGAAAGTATCCACGACTTGGCTACATATTGTATTACCCAACAATTTGAG GAACTGAATCCTCAACCTCTCAAGCGTGCTTGCAGTTTCCATCAAGCAGACCCTGTGCGAATTCTTCTCGAAACTCCACCTGTTGAG AAGGAACCTGCAGCTAGTCCAGCTCCTCTGCTCGCTTACCCTTCTACAGACCCTCCAAATACCAGATGTTTGAAAATGATGGTTACAGAGGGTGCTTCTTCTAAAATGACCTCCGTTCAATATCCTTCACCTGACAAG GCTACAATCCCACAGGTCATGACCATATCTTCTACCGGGCTTGATCGACAGCTTGTTCAGGCAAGCCAGACTCCGGAAGCAACTGTAAAGGCAGATGGAGGAGAAGGTCTGGAGTCCTTCTTTGGCTCTCTTATTATGAAGACAACTACCCCAGCTGCTTCTGGGGCCTCAGGCAGTGCCACTACTTTGGCCATTGACCCTCCACCTTTGACTGCGGAGATTGAAACGGCCAAGACCACCTTCAGATCCCTCCTCCATCTGTCATTCCCCGGTATCCTTGATAGTTCAGAATCTTTAGATACCTTTGAAAAATCCCTAGACACCCTTGTCAGGTCACAAGCCTTGGGCCGTGATCTCCAGCCAGCCTTGCTGCTGTTCAAGATTGCCTTTCCCAGCCTCAGCCAGACTTATACTTCTACTAAGCAAAGCAAGGCTGAGGTTAATAAGCAACTCCAGCGAGCTGATGTTCTTAGTGCCAAATTTAAGGAAGAGCTAGAATGCTACCGGAAACTGAAGATAGAGGAAGAGGATGCCCGGGCAGAGAAGAAAGCGGTCAAGGATCAGATTTCTATGCTTCAACTTAGGCTTTCTCAACTTGATGACAATCTGAAAGATCTCTCCTCACAAAAGGAAATGCTCTACCAGACCATGGAGGTCCATCACAGTACATACGAGAAGATGGACATACACTTGTTATCTTTCACCAAGAGCAAGCTAGAGGCTGAGCTGGCTGACATCGAGAAGGCCTGGGTGAACCTTATGTCAAGATTTGGCAGCGTGCAACAGAAcagttaa